In a genomic window of Pelotomaculum thermopropionicum SI:
- the UvrC gene encoding nuclease subunit of the excinuclease complex: protein MRDTVNSRISLDLKALPAGPGVYLYRDAAGRVIYVGKAASLRNRVRSYFLPGSQHPPKIRSMIEKISDLEVIVTDTEVEALILEQNLIKEHRPRYNAYLKDDKSYPYIKVTLGEDFPRVMLTRRHVKDGSRYFGPYTRAGAVHETLSLLRKIFPFRTCKQKEPPLRERPCLNYHIKRCSGPCCGLVDREKYRAVINEVILFLEGRQEDLIRNLAARMEEAAANLEFEKAARLRDQLQAVREVVEKQKIISGGFEDQDVAAVAREGDEAWVAVFFIRGGKLIGREQFVLKGTEGLSGADVIAAFIKQYYTGAEFVPAEILLPEEAGEEKAVIEKWLSEKRGARVLLKVPRRGEKKKLVDLAAKNALLALEQARLEEAARRDDEAEALAGLARELGLEGPPGRVECYDVSNTQGAYSVASMVVFEEGRPAAGQYRRFKIRTVEGPNDFASIQEVLRRRFARAREERELLAAGRIGSCQAKFHRLPDLVIVDGGKGQLSAARQAMRELGFSRIPAFGLAKEEELLFAESRPEPIALPADSPALRLVQRLRDEAHRFALAYHRSLRGKAGLRSLLDEVEGIGEVRRRALLKAFGSVAEIEKATPEQLAAVKGMNKKAARAVYEFFHGQGGK from the coding sequence ATGCGCGATACAGTTAATTCCAGAATTTCCCTCGATCTTAAGGCGCTGCCGGCCGGGCCGGGTGTCTATCTTTACCGGGACGCTGCCGGCCGGGTGATTTACGTGGGCAAGGCCGCCTCTCTCAGAAACCGGGTACGCTCTTATTTTCTGCCGGGATCCCAGCACCCGCCCAAAATCCGGTCGATGATTGAAAAAATTTCTGACCTGGAAGTAATTGTAACTGATACCGAAGTGGAGGCCCTGATCCTCGAGCAAAACTTGATTAAGGAGCACCGCCCCCGTTATAACGCTTACCTGAAGGACGACAAGAGCTACCCCTACATTAAAGTAACCCTGGGCGAAGATTTTCCCAGGGTAATGCTCACCCGCCGTCACGTCAAGGACGGCTCCCGGTACTTCGGCCCTTATACCAGGGCAGGGGCGGTGCACGAGACCCTGAGCCTTTTGAGAAAAATCTTCCCGTTCCGCACCTGCAAGCAGAAAGAACCGCCGCTGCGGGAAAGGCCCTGCCTGAACTACCACATCAAGCGCTGCTCCGGTCCCTGCTGCGGCCTGGTGGACAGGGAAAAATACCGGGCCGTGATTAACGAGGTGATTTTGTTTCTGGAAGGAAGGCAGGAGGACCTGATCAGGAACCTGGCGGCAAGGATGGAGGAGGCCGCGGCAAACCTCGAGTTCGAGAAGGCCGCCCGCCTGCGCGATCAGCTTCAGGCCGTGCGCGAGGTGGTGGAGAAGCAGAAGATCATTTCCGGCGGGTTCGAGGACCAGGACGTTGCGGCCGTGGCCAGGGAAGGGGACGAGGCCTGGGTGGCGGTTTTTTTCATCCGCGGCGGGAAACTCATCGGCCGGGAGCAGTTTGTGCTGAAAGGCACGGAGGGCCTGAGCGGAGCGGACGTGATAGCAGCCTTCATCAAGCAGTATTACACCGGCGCGGAATTTGTCCCGGCAGAGATACTTTTGCCGGAGGAGGCGGGAGAAGAGAAAGCCGTTATAGAGAAGTGGCTTTCGGAAAAAAGGGGTGCCAGAGTCCTCCTGAAGGTTCCCCGGCGGGGCGAGAAGAAAAAGCTGGTTGACCTGGCGGCTAAAAACGCCCTGCTGGCCCTGGAGCAGGCCCGGCTGGAAGAGGCCGCCCGCCGTGATGATGAGGCGGAAGCGCTGGCCGGGCTGGCCCGCGAACTGGGCCTGGAAGGTCCGCCCGGCCGGGTGGAGTGCTACGATGTATCCAACACCCAGGGGGCTTACAGCGTTGCCTCGATGGTGGTGTTTGAAGAGGGCAGGCCGGCCGCCGGCCAGTACCGCCGCTTTAAAATCCGCACCGTGGAAGGCCCCAATGATTTTGCCTCCATCCAGGAGGTGCTGCGCCGCCGCTTTGCCCGGGCCAGGGAGGAAAGGGAGCTTCTGGCCGCCGGCCGCATTGGAAGCTGCCAGGCAAAGTTTCACCGCCTGCCCGATCTGGTGATTGTGGATGGCGGGAAGGGGCAGCTTTCTGCCGCCCGCCAGGCAATGCGGGAACTGGGATTCTCCCGCATACCCGCCTTTGGCCTGGCCAAAGAAGAAGAGCTGCTCTTTGCCGAGAGCCGGCCCGAGCCCATTGCCCTGCCGGCGGATTCCCCGGCGCTCCGCCTGGTGCAGCGCCTGCGGGACGAGGCGCACCGCTTTGCCCTGGCCTACCACCGGAGCCTCAGGGGCAAAGCCGGCCTGCGGTCCCTCCTGGACGAGGTGGAGGGCATCGGGGAGGTGCGCCGCCGCGCCCTGCTGAAGGCTTTCGGCTCGGTGGCGGAAATCGAAAAAGCCACGCCGGAGCAGCTTGCCGCCGTAAAGGGCATGAATAAAAAGGCCGCCCGGGCCGTATACGAGTTTTTCCACGGGCAGGGCGGCAAGTAA
- the Cof gene encoding predicted hydrolase (HAD superfamily): MPSRRIGGLMPKFKLVAVDMDDTLLSRDLKLTGRVREAVAAVRAAGVYFTISTGRMYRSALPFARELGLNIPLITYQGALVKNSHTGELVLYRPLPLARAREIIARIHELGYHLNGYLDDRLLVERDTPEGRRYAAMSGVEAEIVGDLLEYLDRDPIKVLTIAEEPLLDRLSAELTPLYRGKVHIVKSKPHFLEFSHPQATKGDALAYLAGCFGVKREEVMAVGDSYNDLEMLEYAGLGVAVANAREDVKKKAGYVTSAAYGDGVVEALEKFVL, from the coding sequence ATGCCATCCCGCCGGATTGGAGGCCTTATGCCCAAGTTCAAGCTGGTTGCAGTAGATATGGACGACACTTTGCTTTCCCGCGATCTCAAGCTCACCGGCCGGGTCAGGGAGGCCGTGGCCGCCGTGCGGGCGGCGGGCGTTTACTTCACCATTTCCACCGGCCGCATGTACCGTTCCGCCCTGCCCTTTGCCCGGGAGCTTGGCCTGAACATCCCTCTCATCACTTACCAGGGCGCCCTGGTGAAGAACTCGCACACCGGGGAACTCGTGCTTTACCGGCCGCTGCCGCTTGCCCGCGCCAGGGAGATTATTGCCCGCATCCACGAGCTGGGGTACCACCTGAACGGCTACCTGGACGACCGGCTGCTGGTTGAGCGGGACACCCCGGAGGGGCGCCGGTACGCCGCCATGTCCGGGGTGGAGGCGGAAATAGTGGGGGACCTGCTGGAATACTTAGACCGCGACCCCATCAAGGTGCTGACCATTGCCGAAGAGCCCCTGCTGGACCGGTTAAGCGCCGAATTGACCCCCCTCTACCGGGGAAAGGTACATATCGTCAAGTCCAAGCCGCATTTTCTCGAGTTCTCCCACCCCCAGGCCACCAAAGGGGACGCCCTGGCCTATCTGGCCGGCTGTTTCGGGGTGAAGAGGGAGGAAGTTATGGCCGTGGGGGACAGCTACAACGACCTGGAGATGCTGGAGTACGCCGGCCTGGGCGTGGCAGTGGCCAATGCCAGGGAAGACGTCAAAAAGAAGGCGGGTTACGTAACGTCGGCAGCTTACGGCGACGGCGTGGTGGAAGCGCTGGAAAAATTTGTGCTATAG
- the NagC gene encoding transcriptional regulator/sugar kinase, whose protein sequence is MNSFYVIGVDLGGTKIYTALAADDGRVLSEIKLPTEAGRGLQGVIDRIVHSVEQVRENVAVPPQKVLALALGAPGPLDTAGGVIHFAPNLRWNNVPIRQILEERLSLPVLLDNDANLAALGEHVFGAGRGCGNMVYITVSTGVGGGLILDGKLYRGSSDGAGEIGHMTVLPDGPVCSCGNRGCLEAMASGTAIARAAAELVASGGGRKILAAAGGDPGRINAAAVAAAAAGGDPEAAAIIDRAAGYLGIGVASILNLLNPAMVVLGGGVMEIGEPVWKGVRREVQARALQAARSRARLVPAELGGRAGVMGAIALALQEIADGNCLPPAAAEHRNGR, encoded by the coding sequence GTGAACAGTTTTTACGTAATCGGGGTAGATCTGGGCGGCACCAAGATTTACACGGCCCTGGCGGCAGATGACGGCCGGGTTCTTTCTGAAATAAAGCTGCCCACGGAGGCAGGCAGGGGGCTGCAGGGCGTGATCGACCGCATTGTGCACAGCGTGGAGCAGGTGCGGGAAAATGTGGCGGTACCGCCGCAGAAGGTACTTGCCCTGGCCCTTGGCGCACCGGGCCCCCTGGACACGGCCGGGGGAGTCATTCATTTTGCCCCCAACCTGCGCTGGAATAACGTTCCCATCAGGCAAATCCTGGAGGAAAGGCTTTCCCTGCCGGTTCTGCTGGATAACGATGCCAACCTGGCCGCCCTTGGCGAGCATGTTTTCGGGGCCGGCCGGGGCTGCGGCAATATGGTTTACATCACCGTCAGCACAGGCGTGGGCGGCGGCCTGATCCTGGACGGGAAGCTTTACCGCGGCTCTTCTGACGGTGCCGGCGAGATCGGCCACATGACCGTCCTGCCGGACGGACCGGTCTGCAGTTGCGGCAACCGGGGCTGCCTGGAGGCGATGGCCTCCGGCACGGCCATTGCCCGGGCGGCCGCGGAACTGGTGGCAAGCGGCGGCGGGCGGAAGATCCTGGCCGCCGCCGGCGGCGATCCGGGCAGGATAAACGCTGCCGCGGTAGCCGCGGCGGCCGCCGGGGGAGACCCCGAGGCGGCCGCAATTATCGACCGGGCCGCCGGCTATCTGGGCATTGGGGTGGCCAGCATCCTGAATTTGCTCAACCCTGCTATGGTGGTACTTGGCGGGGGCGTTATGGAAATAGGCGAACCCGTCTGGAAAGGCGTCCGCCGGGAGGTGCAGGCCAGGGCGCTGCAAGCGGCAAGGTCGCGGGCCCGCCTTGTTCCGGCTGAGCTGGGCGGCCGCGCCGGGGTCATGGGCGCAATAGCCCTGGCCCTGCAGGAAATTGCAGACGGCAACTGCCTGCCTCCTGCCGCCGCGGAGCACCGAAATGGGCGGTGA
- the UvrA gene encoding excinuclease ATPase subunit, with product MPDRILVKGARAHNLKNIDVEIPRDKLVVITGLSGSGKSSLAFDTIYAEGQRRYVESLSSYARQFLGQMDKPDVDYIEGLSPAISIDQKTTSHNPRSTVGTVTEIYDYLRLLFARVGRPHCPRCGRPITRQTVEQMVDCLASLEEGTRLQILAPLVRGKKGEHARVFEEIRKSGYARVRVNGEVLDAAEEIRLDKNKKHTIEVVVDRLIVRPGFERRLADSLETALKTGGGVAVAAVAGGEEITFSENFACPDCSISISEISPRLFSFNSPYGACPECTGLGIKREIDPDLVIPDRRKSIADGAIECFSTGSYYYQFLEGLARYYGFSLDTPVEELAPEHLDVILYGTGGRRFHFVLQSDLYGRRHEVYTSFEGVINNLARRHRETASEHQREEIERYMSTRPCPACKGARLKPEALAVKVGGRSITEVTRLSVLEAKEFFSSLKLTEREQIIARQVLKEINERLGFLANVGLDYLTLDRGAGTLSGGEAQRIRLATQIGSGLMGVLYILDEPSIGLHQRDNSRLLRTLERLRDMGNTLIVVEHDEETMLAADHIIDIGPGAGEYGGRVVAAGTWKEIMENPESITGQYLSGKKAIPVPAFRRSPNGRSVKVLGAAENNLKNIDVEFPLGLFICVTGVSGSGKSTLVNDILYRKLAQELHRARTRPGCCRGIEGIEHLDKVIDVDQSPIGRTPRSNPATYTGVFNDIRDLFAQTPESKMRGYRAGRFSFNVKGGRCEACQGDGIIKIEMHFLPDVYVPCEVCKGLRYNRETLEVRYKGKNIADVLDMTVDRAVEFFRHIPKIHRKLKTLQDVGLGYIRLGQPATTLSGGEAQRVKLATELSRRSNGKTFYILDEPTTGLHTADIDRLLKVLHRLVEAGDTVVVIEHNMDVIKTADYVIDLGPEGGDKGGQVVAAGTPEEVAAVPESYTGQYLKKALARGPRAGAGLWGNVAEYKQKLAEGAN from the coding sequence ATGCCTGACAGGATTTTGGTGAAGGGCGCCCGCGCCCACAACCTGAAAAATATAGACGTGGAGATCCCGCGGGACAAGCTGGTGGTTATCACCGGGCTTTCAGGCTCGGGAAAGTCTTCCCTGGCCTTTGACACTATTTACGCCGAGGGGCAGCGGCGGTACGTGGAATCGCTGTCGTCCTACGCCCGCCAGTTCCTGGGGCAGATGGACAAACCGGATGTGGACTACATCGAGGGCCTTTCCCCGGCCATTTCCATCGACCAGAAGACCACCAGCCACAACCCGCGCTCCACCGTAGGCACGGTGACGGAGATTTACGACTACCTCCGCCTCCTCTTTGCCAGGGTGGGCCGGCCGCACTGCCCCCGCTGCGGCAGGCCCATCACCCGGCAGACGGTGGAGCAAATGGTGGACTGCCTGGCCTCGCTGGAGGAAGGCACGCGGCTCCAGATCCTGGCCCCGCTGGTGCGGGGCAAGAAGGGGGAGCATGCCAGGGTGTTTGAGGAAATCCGCAAGAGCGGCTACGCCCGGGTAAGGGTGAACGGCGAGGTGCTGGACGCCGCCGAGGAGATCAGGCTGGACAAGAACAAAAAGCATACCATCGAGGTGGTGGTGGACCGCCTTATCGTGCGCCCCGGCTTTGAAAGGAGGCTGGCCGACTCCCTGGAAACGGCCCTTAAAACGGGGGGCGGCGTGGCGGTGGCGGCAGTCGCCGGCGGTGAAGAAATCACCTTCAGCGAAAATTTCGCCTGCCCCGACTGTAGCATCAGCATCAGCGAAATATCCCCGCGCCTTTTTTCCTTTAACAGCCCCTACGGGGCCTGCCCGGAATGCACCGGCCTGGGCATTAAAAGGGAAATCGACCCCGATCTGGTCATCCCCGATCGGCGCAAGTCCATCGCAGACGGCGCCATCGAGTGTTTTTCCACCGGCAGCTACTACTACCAGTTTCTGGAGGGGCTGGCCCGCTACTACGGGTTCAGCCTGGACACGCCGGTGGAGGAACTGGCCCCCGAGCATCTGGACGTAATCCTGTACGGCACGGGCGGCAGGCGTTTTCATTTTGTCCTGCAGAGCGACCTGTACGGCCGCCGGCACGAAGTGTACACTTCCTTTGAAGGCGTCATCAACAACCTGGCCAGGCGCCACCGGGAGACCGCCTCGGAACACCAGCGGGAGGAGATTGAGCGGTACATGAGCACCCGCCCCTGCCCGGCCTGCAAGGGCGCCAGGCTGAAGCCGGAGGCGCTGGCGGTCAAGGTGGGGGGCAGGTCGATAACGGAAGTCACCCGCCTTTCCGTGCTGGAGGCGAAAGAGTTCTTCAGCAGCCTGAAGCTCACAGAACGGGAGCAGATCATTGCCAGGCAGGTTCTCAAGGAAATCAACGAGCGCCTGGGGTTTCTGGCCAACGTCGGGCTGGACTACCTCACCCTGGACCGGGGCGCCGGCACCCTGTCGGGCGGTGAGGCGCAGCGGATCAGGCTGGCCACCCAGATTGGCTCCGGCCTCATGGGTGTTCTCTACATTCTGGACGAGCCCAGCATAGGGCTGCACCAGCGGGACAACAGCCGCCTCCTGCGGACCCTGGAGCGCCTGCGGGACATGGGGAATACCCTGATTGTGGTAGAGCACGACGAGGAGACCATGCTGGCCGCCGACCATATCATCGACATCGGGCCGGGCGCCGGGGAGTACGGTGGCCGGGTGGTGGCGGCGGGCACCTGGAAGGAGATCATGGAAAACCCCGAATCCATTACCGGGCAGTACCTGAGCGGGAAGAAGGCCATTCCCGTGCCTGCCTTCCGCCGCAGCCCGAACGGCAGGTCGGTGAAGGTGCTGGGGGCGGCCGAGAACAACTTGAAGAATATTGACGTCGAATTCCCCCTGGGGCTGTTCATTTGCGTAACCGGCGTGTCAGGGTCGGGAAAGAGCACCCTGGTCAACGACATCCTTTACCGCAAGCTGGCCCAGGAGCTGCACAGGGCCAGGACCCGGCCCGGGTGCTGCCGGGGAATTGAGGGCATTGAGCACCTGGACAAGGTAATTGACGTCGACCAGTCTCCCATCGGGCGCACCCCCCGCTCCAACCCGGCCACCTACACCGGGGTGTTCAACGACATCCGCGATTTGTTTGCCCAGACCCCGGAATCCAAAATGCGCGGCTACCGCGCCGGCCGCTTCAGCTTTAACGTGAAGGGCGGGCGCTGCGAGGCCTGCCAGGGGGACGGCATCATCAAGATCGAAATGCACTTCCTGCCGGACGTCTACGTGCCCTGCGAGGTGTGCAAGGGGCTGCGCTACAACCGGGAAACCCTGGAGGTAAGGTATAAGGGCAAGAACATCGCCGACGTACTGGATATGACGGTGGACCGGGCGGTGGAGTTCTTCCGCCACATCCCTAAAATTCACCGCAAGCTGAAAACCCTCCAGGACGTCGGCCTGGGTTACATCCGGCTGGGCCAGCCGGCCACCACCCTGTCCGGCGGCGAGGCCCAGCGGGTGAAGCTGGCCACAGAGCTGTCCCGGCGGTCTAACGGCAAGACCTTTTACATCCTGGATGAACCCACCACCGGCTTGCATACCGCCGATATCGACCGGCTTTTAAAAGTGCTGCACAGGCTGGTCGAGGCCGGGGACACCGTTGTGGTGATAGAGCACAACATGGACGTAATTAAAACCGCCGACTACGTTATCGACCTGGGTCCCGAGGGAGGGGACAAGGGCGGGCAGGTGGTGGCCGCCGGCACCCCGGAGGAAGTTGCCGCCGTGCCGGAATCGTATACCGGGCAGTACCTGAAAAAGGCGCTGGCCAGAGGGCCGCGGGCCGGGGCCGGCCTGTGGGGAAACGTGGCGGAGTACAAGCAGAAACTGGCGGAGGGAGCAAATTAA